One segment of Triticum aestivum cultivar Chinese Spring chromosome 2A, IWGSC CS RefSeq v2.1, whole genome shotgun sequence DNA contains the following:
- the LOC123186414 gene encoding uncharacterized protein, giving the protein MRKYMTPEQQKIWDESIKIAKGPPDMPFREEIDILSEYRDKVRDEIFYDKSILHPGTASLSWTLCSKAHHAAALASKVVDCARLRHGMEEISVHTTKQIMRTYVSVFVSTAEDSHHKKVRMETIFSFLGALQGMASISHILIQDTLALIGSKDTCSDYKIDESGIDRAHLEYQVEMNNLKDMLTSAHRRGLLDLYKILAPTLHLAVARTKTCVLKMTATRKMALGHHLPGAPKAPDDS; this is encoded by the exons GACATGCCATTTCGTGAAGAGATTGACATACTTAGTGAGTACCGGGACAAGGTTCGTGATGAGATCTTCTATGATAAGAGCATTTTG CATCCAGGAACAGCATCATTGTCATGGACTCTTTGCTCGAAGGCTCACCATGCTGCAGCATTGGCTTCCAAGGTGGTG GATTGTGCGCGTTTAAGACATGGTATGGAGGAGATTTCTGTGCATACAACAAAGCAG ATTATGCGGACGTATGTGAGCGTCTTTGTTAGCACGGCTGAGGACAGCCACCATAAGAAGGTTAGAATGGAAACTATTTTTTCCTTTCTTGGTGCACTTCAAGGTATGGCATCGATAAGCCACATACTGATCCAAGATACCCTAGCGCTCATCGGGAGTAAAGATACTTGTTCGGATTACAAGATAGATGAGTCCGGTATAGATAGAGCTCACCTTGAGTATCAGGTGGAAATGAACAATTTGAAAGATATGCTCACCTCGGCGCACAGGCGCGGGCTTCTTGATTTATACAAG ATTCTGGCGCCCACGCTGCATCTTGCTGTGGCGCGTACAAAAACGTGTGTTCTGAAGATGACTGCCACACGCAAAATGGCACTAGGCCACCACCTACCAG GTGCGCCCAAGGCGCCAGATGATTCATGA